The following proteins are co-located in the Polystyrenella longa genome:
- a CDS encoding Dabb family protein, with amino-acid sequence MIEHTVTFRLKPTVDRQTEEIFLNAALELSTIPGVQDFAVRQQVSPKNSHQYGITMNFDSQNEYDEYSAHPRHTEFIHSYWLKYVDDFQEADFQPLSMSSRSIS; translated from the coding sequence ATGATCGAACACACTGTAACATTCCGGTTAAAACCGACGGTCGACCGTCAGACGGAAGAGATCTTTTTGAATGCCGCCCTTGAATTATCGACGATTCCGGGAGTTCAGGACTTCGCCGTCCGCCAACAGGTAAGTCCGAAAAACTCGCATCAGTATGGGATCACGATGAATTTCGATTCCCAAAATGAATACGACGAGTACTCCGCACATCCCCGGCACACAGAGTTCATTCACTCATACTGGTTAAAATATGTCGATGACTTTCAAGAAGCCGACTTTCAACCTCTGTCTATGTCGTCCCGTTCCATTAGTTAA